The following proteins are co-located in the Palaemon carinicauda isolate YSFRI2023 chromosome 30, ASM3689809v2, whole genome shotgun sequence genome:
- the LOC137622983 gene encoding uncharacterized protein isoform X1, giving the protein MHDFNQRQRDSAEGEARGVKETTYTLEDLSEMNNDGELLIPRKGISSDKQHLISSTMGQTERSIIFRKNFTDRLSSCLLASHRIVCECCFKDLKVGGQCKTCPECYRKYGEPSSPSDGKKCTGPGPRPAKFDEVPSANFQYRRSRPHVPKCNKPSQGFKRSDNLDMFLRNHVNACQENLQNCQNMETSITAAMEDKEKMKKTFLQCNKKLEALKADISNLQEMNTRRIQRLDRDKCRLKGRRCTVEAISKKIRAFKGKLDLANRFQEAVQLTDEDPYVEVSAGLRDIQKFVKEDELRGERLLQICKELEVRVEITEGCLRQQEDEISEQDDCDEGEYVEPCITKSLATCSLLSRRITITDLLTLDQFTKCLVQGGTVFAAQNFQHRRRYAKFFISETNQLLLGHLQDIELPQNSQVVEYSEIMKIREHHSQQLFLELSDGRTSLGRLYINILPDNTRASHFYLLCIGEMGPSYSNTRILDICDKGHDRLESLRCGDYENNNGTGGKPLVPITPEDVADVRLSTRGGILAGIGTGEDRMIGQFKIYLKHDARRFCKSTFATIEDGLDILNRAVVRYSNIAEVFIKDCGVVLWKQGST; this is encoded by the exons agaccaCATATACATTAGAGGATCTAAGTGAAATGAATAACGACGGCGAGCTGCTAATTCCAAGGAAGGGTATTTCCTCGGATAAACAACATCTAATAAGTTCCACAATG GGCCAGACTGAGAGAAGTATTATCTTCAGAAAGAATTTTACTGACAGATTGAGTTCCTGTCTGTTGGCCTCCCATCGCATTGTCTGCGAGTGTTGCTTCAAAGATTTGAAGGTCGGAGGTCAGTGTAAAACTTGCCCTGAATGTTATCGTAAATATGGCGAACCTTCATCGCCCAGCGATGGAAAGAAATGCACCGGACCAGGGCCTCGTCCTGCAAAATTCGATGAAGTACCAAGCGCCAATTTCCAGTATAGACGATCAAGGCCCCATGTTCCGAAGTGTAACAAACCCAGCCAGGGCTTCAAGCGATCGGACAACCTGGATATGTTCCTGAGGAATCATGTAAATGCCTGCCAAGAGAACCTTCAGAATTGTCAAAACATGGAGACTAGCATCACGGCCGCTATGGAAGACAAAGAGAAGATGAAAAAAACATTTTTGCAATGTAATAAGAAGCTAGAGGCCTTGAAGGCTGACATCTCAAATCTTCAAGAGATGAATACAAGGAGAATCCAGAGACTAGACAGAGACAAATGCAGACTGAAAGGCCGTCGTTGTACCGTTGAAGCGATATCGAAGAAAATTCGTGCTTTCAAGGGAAAGTTAGATCTAGCGAATAGATTTCAAGAGGCGGTTCAGCTAACCGATGAGGATCCCTACGTCGAGGTATCAGCCGGTTTGAGAGACATTCAAAAGTTTGTGAAAGAAGATGAGCTAAGAGGGGAAAGACTCCTACAG ATCTGCAAAGAACTCGAAGTCCGAGTGGAAATCACGGAGGGATGTCTTCGGCAACAGGAAGATGAGATTAGCGAACAGGACGATTGCGATGAAGGTGAATATGTGGAGCCTTGTATCACCAAGTCTCTGGCAACTTGCTCCCTCTTATCAAGGAGAATTACG ATCACTGATCTGTTGACACTGGATCAATTCACAAAGTGCCTCGTTCAGGGAGGAACCGTCTTCGCAGCTCAGAATTTCCAACACAGACGAAGGTATGCAAAGTTCTTCATCTCGGAGACCAACCAGCTGCTACTGGGACACTTGCAAGACATCGAGTTGCCACAAAACTCCCAAGTGGTTGAG TACAGCGAAATCATGAAAATCCGTGAGCACCACTCGCAGCAGCTCTTTCTTGAACTGAGCGACGGGAGGACGTCCCTGGGACGTTTATACATCAACATCCTGCCAGACAACACGAGAGCGTCGCACTTCTACCTCCTGTGCATAGGCGAGATGGGCCCCTCATACTCCAATACGAGAATCCTGGACATCTGTGATAAGGGTCACGACAGACTGGAATCGCTTAGATGCGGGGACTACGAGAACAATAACGGCACCGGAGGGAAGCCTCTGGTTCCAATCACGCCGGAAGACGTGGCTGACGTGAGGCTGTCGACCAGAGGGGGTATCCTTGCCGGGATTGGAACGGGGGAAGATAGGATGATCGGGCAGTTCAAGATCTACTTGAAGCACGACGCGAGGAGGTTCTGTAAGTCGACCTTCGCCACGATCGAGGACGGGCTGGACATCTTGAACAGGGCCGTGGTGCGGTATAGTAATATCGCCGAGGTTTTCATCAAGGATTGCGGGGTGGTCTTGTGGAAGCAAGGAAGCACGTAG
- the LOC137622983 gene encoding uncharacterized protein isoform X3, producing MHDFNQRQRDSAEGEARGVKETTYTLEDLSEMNNDGELLIPRKGISSDKQHLISSTMGQTERSIIFRKNFTDRLSSCLLASHRIVCECCFKDLKVGGQCKTCPECYRKYGEPSSPSDGKKCTGPGPRPAKFDEVPSANFQYRRSRPHVPKCNKPSQGFKRSDNLDMFLRNHVNACQENLQNCQNMETSITAAMEDKEKMKKTFLQCNKKLEALKADISNLQEMNTRRIQRLDRDKCRLKGRRCTVEAISKKIRAFKGKLDLANRFQEAVQLTDEDPYVEVSAGLRDIQKFVKEDELRGERLLQYSEIMKIREHHSQQLFLELSDGRTSLGRLYINILPDNTRASHFYLLCIGEMGPSYSNTRILDICDKGHDRLESLRCGDYENNNGTGGKPLVPITPEDVADVRLSTRGGILAGIGTGEDRMIGQFKIYLKHDARRFCKSTFATIEDGLDILNRAVVRYSNIAEVFIKDCGVVLWKQGST from the exons agaccaCATATACATTAGAGGATCTAAGTGAAATGAATAACGACGGCGAGCTGCTAATTCCAAGGAAGGGTATTTCCTCGGATAAACAACATCTAATAAGTTCCACAATG GGCCAGACTGAGAGAAGTATTATCTTCAGAAAGAATTTTACTGACAGATTGAGTTCCTGTCTGTTGGCCTCCCATCGCATTGTCTGCGAGTGTTGCTTCAAAGATTTGAAGGTCGGAGGTCAGTGTAAAACTTGCCCTGAATGTTATCGTAAATATGGCGAACCTTCATCGCCCAGCGATGGAAAGAAATGCACCGGACCAGGGCCTCGTCCTGCAAAATTCGATGAAGTACCAAGCGCCAATTTCCAGTATAGACGATCAAGGCCCCATGTTCCGAAGTGTAACAAACCCAGCCAGGGCTTCAAGCGATCGGACAACCTGGATATGTTCCTGAGGAATCATGTAAATGCCTGCCAAGAGAACCTTCAGAATTGTCAAAACATGGAGACTAGCATCACGGCCGCTATGGAAGACAAAGAGAAGATGAAAAAAACATTTTTGCAATGTAATAAGAAGCTAGAGGCCTTGAAGGCTGACATCTCAAATCTTCAAGAGATGAATACAAGGAGAATCCAGAGACTAGACAGAGACAAATGCAGACTGAAAGGCCGTCGTTGTACCGTTGAAGCGATATCGAAGAAAATTCGTGCTTTCAAGGGAAAGTTAGATCTAGCGAATAGATTTCAAGAGGCGGTTCAGCTAACCGATGAGGATCCCTACGTCGAGGTATCAGCCGGTTTGAGAGACATTCAAAAGTTTGTGAAAGAAGATGAGCTAAGAGGGGAAAGACTCCTACAG TACAGCGAAATCATGAAAATCCGTGAGCACCACTCGCAGCAGCTCTTTCTTGAACTGAGCGACGGGAGGACGTCCCTGGGACGTTTATACATCAACATCCTGCCAGACAACACGAGAGCGTCGCACTTCTACCTCCTGTGCATAGGCGAGATGGGCCCCTCATACTCCAATACGAGAATCCTGGACATCTGTGATAAGGGTCACGACAGACTGGAATCGCTTAGATGCGGGGACTACGAGAACAATAACGGCACCGGAGGGAAGCCTCTGGTTCCAATCACGCCGGAAGACGTGGCTGACGTGAGGCTGTCGACCAGAGGGGGTATCCTTGCCGGGATTGGAACGGGGGAAGATAGGATGATCGGGCAGTTCAAGATCTACTTGAAGCACGACGCGAGGAGGTTCTGTAAGTCGACCTTCGCCACGATCGAGGACGGGCTGGACATCTTGAACAGGGCCGTGGTGCGGTATAGTAATATCGCCGAGGTTTTCATCAAGGATTGCGGGGTGGTCTTGTGGAAGCAAGGAAGCACGTAG
- the LOC137622983 gene encoding uncharacterized protein isoform X2 — MNNDGELLIPRKGISSDKQHLISSTMGQTERSIIFRKNFTDRLSSCLLASHRIVCECCFKDLKVGGQCKTCPECYRKYGEPSSPSDGKKCTGPGPRPAKFDEVPSANFQYRRSRPHVPKCNKPSQGFKRSDNLDMFLRNHVNACQENLQNCQNMETSITAAMEDKEKMKKTFLQCNKKLEALKADISNLQEMNTRRIQRLDRDKCRLKGRRCTVEAISKKIRAFKGKLDLANRFQEAVQLTDEDPYVEVSAGLRDIQKFVKEDELRGERLLQICKELEVRVEITEGCLRQQEDEISEQDDCDEGEYVEPCITKSLATCSLLSRRITITDLLTLDQFTKCLVQGGTVFAAQNFQHRRRYAKFFISETNQLLLGHLQDIELPQNSQVVEYSEIMKIREHHSQQLFLELSDGRTSLGRLYINILPDNTRASHFYLLCIGEMGPSYSNTRILDICDKGHDRLESLRCGDYENNNGTGGKPLVPITPEDVADVRLSTRGGILAGIGTGEDRMIGQFKIYLKHDARRFCKSTFATIEDGLDILNRAVVRYSNIAEVFIKDCGVVLWKQGST, encoded by the exons ATGAATAACGACGGCGAGCTGCTAATTCCAAGGAAGGGTATTTCCTCGGATAAACAACATCTAATAAGTTCCACAATG GGCCAGACTGAGAGAAGTATTATCTTCAGAAAGAATTTTACTGACAGATTGAGTTCCTGTCTGTTGGCCTCCCATCGCATTGTCTGCGAGTGTTGCTTCAAAGATTTGAAGGTCGGAGGTCAGTGTAAAACTTGCCCTGAATGTTATCGTAAATATGGCGAACCTTCATCGCCCAGCGATGGAAAGAAATGCACCGGACCAGGGCCTCGTCCTGCAAAATTCGATGAAGTACCAAGCGCCAATTTCCAGTATAGACGATCAAGGCCCCATGTTCCGAAGTGTAACAAACCCAGCCAGGGCTTCAAGCGATCGGACAACCTGGATATGTTCCTGAGGAATCATGTAAATGCCTGCCAAGAGAACCTTCAGAATTGTCAAAACATGGAGACTAGCATCACGGCCGCTATGGAAGACAAAGAGAAGATGAAAAAAACATTTTTGCAATGTAATAAGAAGCTAGAGGCCTTGAAGGCTGACATCTCAAATCTTCAAGAGATGAATACAAGGAGAATCCAGAGACTAGACAGAGACAAATGCAGACTGAAAGGCCGTCGTTGTACCGTTGAAGCGATATCGAAGAAAATTCGTGCTTTCAAGGGAAAGTTAGATCTAGCGAATAGATTTCAAGAGGCGGTTCAGCTAACCGATGAGGATCCCTACGTCGAGGTATCAGCCGGTTTGAGAGACATTCAAAAGTTTGTGAAAGAAGATGAGCTAAGAGGGGAAAGACTCCTACAG ATCTGCAAAGAACTCGAAGTCCGAGTGGAAATCACGGAGGGATGTCTTCGGCAACAGGAAGATGAGATTAGCGAACAGGACGATTGCGATGAAGGTGAATATGTGGAGCCTTGTATCACCAAGTCTCTGGCAACTTGCTCCCTCTTATCAAGGAGAATTACG ATCACTGATCTGTTGACACTGGATCAATTCACAAAGTGCCTCGTTCAGGGAGGAACCGTCTTCGCAGCTCAGAATTTCCAACACAGACGAAGGTATGCAAAGTTCTTCATCTCGGAGACCAACCAGCTGCTACTGGGACACTTGCAAGACATCGAGTTGCCACAAAACTCCCAAGTGGTTGAG TACAGCGAAATCATGAAAATCCGTGAGCACCACTCGCAGCAGCTCTTTCTTGAACTGAGCGACGGGAGGACGTCCCTGGGACGTTTATACATCAACATCCTGCCAGACAACACGAGAGCGTCGCACTTCTACCTCCTGTGCATAGGCGAGATGGGCCCCTCATACTCCAATACGAGAATCCTGGACATCTGTGATAAGGGTCACGACAGACTGGAATCGCTTAGATGCGGGGACTACGAGAACAATAACGGCACCGGAGGGAAGCCTCTGGTTCCAATCACGCCGGAAGACGTGGCTGACGTGAGGCTGTCGACCAGAGGGGGTATCCTTGCCGGGATTGGAACGGGGGAAGATAGGATGATCGGGCAGTTCAAGATCTACTTGAAGCACGACGCGAGGAGGTTCTGTAAGTCGACCTTCGCCACGATCGAGGACGGGCTGGACATCTTGAACAGGGCCGTGGTGCGGTATAGTAATATCGCCGAGGTTTTCATCAAGGATTGCGGGGTGGTCTTGTGGAAGCAAGGAAGCACGTAG